One window of the Bubalus kerabau isolate K-KA32 ecotype Philippines breed swamp buffalo chromosome 9, PCC_UOA_SB_1v2, whole genome shotgun sequence genome contains the following:
- the TTLL2 gene encoding probable tubulin polyglutamylase TTLL2 produces the protein MAEDEPPGASLKPLVFRVDETTPEVVQSVLLERGWSKFDQQERNMEDWNLYWRTSSFRMAEHVNIKPWQCLNHHPGTTRLTRKDLLAKHLRHMERLYGTPLYEFLPPTFVMPSDYSKFVAEYFKEKQALDAKLSYWICKPAELSRGRGIIIFSDIKNLIFADTCIIQKYICNPLLVGRYKCDLRVYVCITGFKPLTIYIYQEGLVRFATEKFDLGNLQNSYAHLTNSSINRSGASYEKIKEVVGSGCKWTLSRFFSYLRSWDVDDLLLWQKINRVVILTVLAIAPSVPFAANCFELLGFDILIDDNLKPWLLEVNYSPGLSLNCSADVSVKKRLIHDTIELIHLHSLRNEQKESCSAANGSPGVSLARKDRGRGSNLPYESFSQPGSRRAFSKDGTPGEKRVTACPENQHTCQPREVLSRQEVRPPTRESPKAKPKARARHPALKTLIPRVSLIQARGREKGLSLCMQPDSSWVPGPQTGNFVLIFPFNEATFGASRNGLNVRRIIQELQKLMHKQCSQVAEEKIKRK, from the coding sequence ATGGCTGAAGATGAGCCTCCAGGGGCCAGTCTGAAGCCCCTGGTGTTCCGGGTGGACGAGACCACCCCCGAGGTGGTGCAGAGTGTCCTCCTGGAGCGCGGCTGGAGCAAGTTTGACCAGCAAGAGCGGAACATGGAGGACTGGAACCTCTACTGGAGGACCTCCTCCTTCCGGATGGCCGAGCATGTCAACATCAAGCCCTGGCAGTGCCTGAACCACCACCCAGGCACCACCAGGCtcaccaggaaggacctcctAGCCAAACACCTGCGGCACATGGAAAGGCTGTATGGCACCCCGCTGTACGAGTTCCTCCCCCCAACGTTTGTCATGCCCAGCGACTACAGCAAGTTCGTGGCTGAGTACTTCAAGGAGAAGCAGGCGCTGGACGCCAAGCTCAGCTACTGGATTTGCAAGCCCGCAGAGCTCTCTCGAGGACGCGGAATCATCATTTTCAGTGACATTAAAAACCTGATCTTTGCCGACACGTGCATCATACAGAAATACATCTGCAACCCTCTACTTGTCGGGAGATACAAGTGTGACCTCCGCGTCTATGTGTGCATCACTGGCTTCAAGCCGTTGACCATCTACATTTATCAGGAAGGGCTGGTGCGCTTTGCCACAGAAAAGTTTGACCTCGGCAATCTGCAGAACAGCTATGCCCACTTGACCAACAGCAGCATCAACAGGTCGGGGGCCTCATATGAGAAGATCAAAGAGGTGGTGGGCAGCGGCTGCAAGTGGACCCTCAGCCGCTTCTTCTCGTACCTGCGGAGCTGGGACGTGGACGACCTGCTCCTCTGGCAGAAGATCAACCGCGTGGTGATTCTCACTGTGCTGGCCATCGCGCCCTCTGTGCCCTTCGCGGCCAACTGCTTCGAGCTCTTAGGATTCGACATCCTCATCGACGACAACTTGAAGCCGTGGCTGTTGGAGGTCAACTACAGCCCGGGCCTGTCCCTCAACTGTTCGGCGGACGTGTCCGTGAAGAAGAGGCTCATCCATGACACCATCGAGCTGATTCACTTACACAGTCTCAGAAACGAGCAGAAGGAAAGCTGTAGTGCTGCAAACGGAAGTCCCGGCGTCTCCCTTGCTCGGAAAGACAGAGGTCGGGGCAGCAACCTTCCTTACGAGTCCTTCTCACAACCTGGGAGCAGAAGAGCTTTCAGTAAGGACGGAACTCCTGGGGAGAAAAGGGTCACAGCGTGCCCTGAAAACCAGCACACCTGCCAGCCCCGAGAAGTGCTGAGCAGGCAGGAGGTACGTCCGCCGACGAGGGAGTCTCCCAAAGCCAAGCCGAAGGCCAGGGCCAGGCACCCAGCCCTCAAGACGCTCATCCCCCGCGTGTCGCTCATTCAGGCCCGTGGCCGGGAGAAGGGCCTCTCCCTGTGCATGCAGCCAGACAGTAGCTGGGTGCCCGGTCCCCAGACAGGCAACtttgttctcatttttcctttcaaCGAAGCTACTTTTGGAGCATCCAGGAACGGACTCAATGTCAGGAGGATAATTCAAGAGCTCCAGAAACTAATGCATAAGCAGTGTTCTCAAGtggcagaagagaaaataaaaagaaaatag